In one Magallana gigas chromosome 9, xbMagGiga1.1, whole genome shotgun sequence genomic region, the following are encoded:
- the LOC117685774 gene encoding uncharacterized protein isoform X3 — MGHFSLSCASYVYTASEIYFIPAKMVAHLRIILFLLYTFFLPVELVNTVDRCPINEQGVIQASKRLGCGNDTQGNNQYLCLPNKSKTSLVEFCFQGLMGIVSKGNCLEFSEGNVTRHSCNHFSFGCPEAHFYDYEIYKQKQEDTSTELERTPLSDAIIPAKLSAAKKARVEEEPSEIMGYIHNVSPIKLSRNNNKYFNAVFQDHEKYSDLVCFVPEYNQILTEMQKAKSPVCLAKVDKSISTRKPGLYDLKVTSATRISVASRQLDFRYEQPEDKVLTITEVKALQAFQKVSVKAKIMSQNDPTLQTIKSGEVIQKQYLTIADATNSIQLCAWDKHIEQIQLAKCYTFCNVSLRNFDNVKSLTTCPDTRIDLVDDIGPVKNVEVESVSLIETITVDSVSCVSMTLCGVCNKDVGTYNSNVPTLKCKFCNMKQNTSKLQSSLKAQINCKLSDEPTLHKLSISNAVLKNFTDTNKMQSPDDIEDYLLSKKLKVEMTPSKSQILRIIQAV, encoded by the exons atgGTTGCACATTTACGAATCATCCTGTTTCTtctgtatacattttttttacctgttgaACTGGTTAATACTG tCGATAGGTGCCCCATAAATGAGCAGGGCGTTATTCAGGCATCAAAAAGACTCGGGTGTGGTAATGACACACAAGGAAACAACCAATATCTGTGTCTTCCTAATAAAAGCAAGACCTCATTAGTAGAGTTTTGTTTTCAAGGATTAATGGGAATCGTGTCGAAAG GTAATTGTTTAGAATTCTCTGAAGGGAATGTGACACGCCATAGCTgcaatcatttttcatttggaTGCCCAGAGGCACATTTTTatgattatgaaatatataaac AGAAACAAGAAGATACCAGTACTGAGTTAGAAAGGACACCCTTATCAG ACGCTATTATTCCCGCTAAATTGTCTGCCGCGAAGAAAGCAAGAGTTGAGGAAGAACCATCGGAAATTATGGGATACATTCACAATGTGTCCCCCATCAAGTTGTCAAGAAACAACAACAAGTACTTCAACGCAGTGTTTCAGGACCACGAGAAGTACAGCGATCTAGTTTGCTTTGTCCCAGAATACAACCAAATCTTGACGGAAATGCAGAAGGCAAA gaGTCCAGTTTGTCTTGCAAAAGTTGACAAATCAATTAGTACAAGAAAGCCAGGTTTATATGACCTCAAAGTTACATCAGCCACTAGAATATCTGTTGCTTCTCGTCAACTTGATTTCCGATACGAGCAACCAGAGGACAAAGTTCTAACCATTACAGAAGTAAAGGCCCTGCAAGCTTTTCAGAAG GTATCTGTGAAAGCCAAGATCATGAGTCAAAATGACCCGACACTCCAAACAATTAAATCTGGAGAAGTTATCcaaaagcaatatttaacaataGCAGATGCAACAAACTCCATTCAGCTGTGTGCCtgggataaacatattgaacaAATTCAGTTAGCAAAATGTTACACCTTCTGTAATGTGTCTTTAAGAAATTTTGACAACGTCAAATCCCTGACTACCTGCCCTGATACTAGAATTGATTTAGTTGATGATATTGGGCCAGTCAAGAATGTTGAAGTTGAGTCCGTTAGTCTTATTGAAACAATAACAGTTGATAGTGTTTCATGTGTGTCAATGACTCTTTGTGGCGTGTGCAACAAAGATGTGGGAACATATAACTCTAATGTTCCCACACTGAAATGCAAATTCTGCAATATGAAGCAAAACACTTCAAAATTGCAGAGCTCACTGAAAGCacaaataaattgtaaattatcaGATGAGCCAACATTGCACAAGTTGTCAATTTCAAACGCAGTGCTAAAAAATTTCACCGACACAAACAAGATGCAATCACCTGATGACATTGAGGACTATTTGTTGTCAAAAAAATTGAAGGTCGAGATGACTCCTTCTAAGAGTCAAATTTTGAGAATTATTCAGGCGGTGTAA
- the LOC117685774 gene encoding uncharacterized protein isoform X1, with product MGHFSLSCASYVYTASEIYFIPAKMVAHLRIILFLLYTFFLPVELVNTVDRCPINEQGVIQASKRLGCGNDTQGNNQYLCLPNKSKTSLVEFCFQGLMGIVSKGNCLEFSEGNVTRHSCNHFSFGCPEAHFYDYEIYKHPACQNINTELQCYVLDLNCTAQSNTEASPSQNYVIYIVSILGGLIVSIIFIICCYKRRRACRNKEKQEDTSTELERTPLSDAIIPAKLSAAKKARVEEEPSEIMGYIHNVSPIKLSRNNNKYFNAVFQDHEKYSDLVCFVPEYNQILTEMQKAKSPVCLAKVDKSISTRKPGLYDLKVTSATRISVASRQLDFRYEQPEDKVLTITEVKALQAFQKVSVKAKIMSQNDPTLQTIKSGEVIQKQYLTIADATNSIQLCAWDKHIEQIQLAKCYTFCNVSLRNFDNVKSLTTCPDTRIDLVDDIGPVKNVEVESVSLIETITVDSVSCVSMTLCGVCNKDVGTYNSNVPTLKCKFCNMKQNTSKLQSSLKAQINCKLSDEPTLHKLSISNAVLKNFTDTNKMQSPDDIEDYLLSKKLKVEMTPSKSQILRIIQAV from the exons atgGTTGCACATTTACGAATCATCCTGTTTCTtctgtatacattttttttacctgttgaACTGGTTAATACTG tCGATAGGTGCCCCATAAATGAGCAGGGCGTTATTCAGGCATCAAAAAGACTCGGGTGTGGTAATGACACACAAGGAAACAACCAATATCTGTGTCTTCCTAATAAAAGCAAGACCTCATTAGTAGAGTTTTGTTTTCAAGGATTAATGGGAATCGTGTCGAAAG GTAATTGTTTAGAATTCTCTGAAGGGAATGTGACACGCCATAGCTgcaatcatttttcatttggaTGCCCAGAGGCACATTTTTatgattatgaaatatataaac ATCCTGCATGCCAAAATATCAACACAGAGTTGCAATGCTATGTTTTGGATCTGAATTGTACAGCTCAGTCAAACACTGAAGCATCACCCAGTCAAAACTACGTCATTTATATCGTTAGCATCTTGGGAGGTTTAATTGTatctatcatttttataatatgttgttacaAACGTCGAAGGGCCTGCAGGAATAAAG AGAAACAAGAAGATACCAGTACTGAGTTAGAAAGGACACCCTTATCAG ACGCTATTATTCCCGCTAAATTGTCTGCCGCGAAGAAAGCAAGAGTTGAGGAAGAACCATCGGAAATTATGGGATACATTCACAATGTGTCCCCCATCAAGTTGTCAAGAAACAACAACAAGTACTTCAACGCAGTGTTTCAGGACCACGAGAAGTACAGCGATCTAGTTTGCTTTGTCCCAGAATACAACCAAATCTTGACGGAAATGCAGAAGGCAAA gaGTCCAGTTTGTCTTGCAAAAGTTGACAAATCAATTAGTACAAGAAAGCCAGGTTTATATGACCTCAAAGTTACATCAGCCACTAGAATATCTGTTGCTTCTCGTCAACTTGATTTCCGATACGAGCAACCAGAGGACAAAGTTCTAACCATTACAGAAGTAAAGGCCCTGCAAGCTTTTCAGAAG GTATCTGTGAAAGCCAAGATCATGAGTCAAAATGACCCGACACTCCAAACAATTAAATCTGGAGAAGTTATCcaaaagcaatatttaacaataGCAGATGCAACAAACTCCATTCAGCTGTGTGCCtgggataaacatattgaacaAATTCAGTTAGCAAAATGTTACACCTTCTGTAATGTGTCTTTAAGAAATTTTGACAACGTCAAATCCCTGACTACCTGCCCTGATACTAGAATTGATTTAGTTGATGATATTGGGCCAGTCAAGAATGTTGAAGTTGAGTCCGTTAGTCTTATTGAAACAATAACAGTTGATAGTGTTTCATGTGTGTCAATGACTCTTTGTGGCGTGTGCAACAAAGATGTGGGAACATATAACTCTAATGTTCCCACACTGAAATGCAAATTCTGCAATATGAAGCAAAACACTTCAAAATTGCAGAGCTCACTGAAAGCacaaataaattgtaaattatcaGATGAGCCAACATTGCACAAGTTGTCAATTTCAAACGCAGTGCTAAAAAATTTCACCGACACAAACAAGATGCAATCACCTGATGACATTGAGGACTATTTGTTGTCAAAAAAATTGAAGGTCGAGATGACTCCTTCTAAGAGTCAAATTTTGAGAATTATTCAGGCGGTGTAA